From the Dermacentor variabilis isolate Ectoservices chromosome 5, ASM5094787v1, whole genome shotgun sequence genome, the window ttcatcttctTCATTCTCCCCGTGGCTCGGGCTGTCTCGCATCTTCGCGGTCTTCCCTCTTGTTTATTTTCATCAATCTCTGGCAGCCGGCTGGCCGCTCGATTCCGGGCCCTCCGCCCAGCGGTCCGGCATGCGGCGGCCGCCACCTACTCCTGCCTCACCACGGCTGCGCGTGAAAGGTCGCACACACGACAGTGGTGACAGTGCCGGTCGCCAGGGTGTCCCGGTGGCGCCCGCGCACCGACTCCCCCGCTGCACCCTCCCACGTCGGCAGCGCTGTGCTGTGCGGCGCAGTGGATACCGAACGCGATCACCAAAAACATATGGgcaaatttagtgacacttcAAGAGAGTGCACTTCACCTTATGGCTTCACAGATAGACACTACCATCAATCCCCGATGACAATTCGTTTCGAAGTCTATAGCACGACAATCCCGAAGTGGCACACAGCGAGGCGAAGTGTACTCGCCCGAAGTGGCACTAAATTTGCTGGTCTGACTGGGGTATTATATAGAGCGAGAGACAAAAGCGTACGCGCGCACTTGACAGCTAATTGGCACGCGACCAATTTATGAAGATAATTAGGGGTAGATTGGCGGCGGGCAGTGGACGACGCACTTCCTGTTTCACGGAGAAACGTACGTGGTTCCTTCTAGCTCCTCGTGTTATTGCGGGTGGCCCTAACCGCGGTTGTCGCAAAACACGGTTAGCGCAATTACACAGCAAGTGATCGAAACGGCGGTTATAGGCTGCTGACCTCTGCTGACGGTAAAGCGGAGCTTGGCAACATTGGTTCAGAGTAACTGCCGTAACAGTCGTTTCGCAAATAAGAAACGGGCGGTACGTATAACAAAGTGCAGTGTAGGAAGTTCCTTGCTGGTCTCCCAAAAGCATCTGTAAAGAGACATAATGCGGCTACGGAGGCCATGATAATCATCTGAGAAGATCATTTGGTCGCTCAACGCTCGAATATTCCGAATGCTACGCCGATATGACGGCAAGATTGAACGACCGTCTTCTCGCCAGCATGAAActgcatagaaaaagaaaagacaagttcGGCTGACGTTTGACAATGTGAGCAAGCGCAACCCATGCAGCAACTGACTTCATCAATTATGCGCGAGGCGCTATAGCACTGCGTGCCCGACGAACTGTGTGCGCGACTCTAGAAAGGAAACCTGCGCCAGTCAGAAAACTTCATTCTGCTCGGGGACGCAAGCCGCTTACAGCAAAACGCCTGACGAGTTGTGTAGGCAGTGCTCATTGCGTGTGGCAAGGTATATATCATTAATTTTGGACGCGGCCGGGGGCGAAATTTTTCACGCTGTGTTGGAATTGAAGCTGAACTCAAAACAAGCTCTACTCATCGCAGCCGTTATCCGTGAACAGGAATGACCGTCTCAGAAAGTAACCGCGGTGTTAACCAGTTTAACAACGGTTTTAGACCGCCCGAGTAACAAGGGTCTACAAAAGGCGCCAGACGACAGCGAGAAAAGTCAGCTGCGACATCACGTGTTCAACGTCCGCGATGTCTCTTCAGTCCGGTGGAAGTTTGTCGCGTAAAATCATCGCGACACTAAGCTAGAACTTCAAGCTTTGCCGGACAAGCACGCTATCTAGGCTGGGTTAATATTAAACGATCgcaattctttccttttttcgctTTTCGTCAGTGGGCCGCGTGGCGCTTGGCCGACACGTTATCACTGCAAGATCCTAAGGTCGTGAAGGGTGACTGATAAAACGGAATACCATCTAGCGTATAAGGAATCGCTACATGTGTTGCGCTAATTTTGATGCGCACGAAACGGTAGTGATATGTGCTCTTTGTGAAAGAGGGAAACAATTCGCTTTCGAGACGCGCACCCATATGTAACGCCGCAATTAAGGGCCACACAGCCGCTGCTTCGTcatacagattctgccgcttgtTTCTTGCCGACAGGGCGGAGAGCCAGTAACAAGGGCGGATTCGGATCGAAGTGGGTGGTAGGCGCTGTGTGGGAGCTGCCATGTTGCCACGGTTCGCGTGGCCATTATATGCGGTTACCGGCGGTAACTGCCACAGGAATTCTCGGTATGTACGACGTAtatgacccaccgtggttgctcagtggctatggtgttgggcggctgagcacgaggtcgcaggatcgaatcccggccacggcggccgcatatcgatgggggcgaaatgcgaaaacacccgtgtgcttatatttaggtgcacgttaaagagccccaggtggtcaaaatttccggagtcctccactacggcgtgcctcataatcagaaagtggctttggcacgtaaaaccccaaatattattgttattatacGACGTATATGACGTTTTGCGCCGACCAGCCAGGAGGGCCGCCGATCAAGGGGCTCTGTATAACATAGCATAGAGATAGAGGCGCCGTCGGATGATACGATCAATTTTGGTAAAGCGGTGTTTCAACGTCGTACGATGCAACGCGCCGCGTGACACCGACGATAGCGCACTGATAAGACTGCATGGGGCCGCACTGCCGCGGAAAATTTTGAATTAATTTTGaacgcctggggttctttaacgtgcacacgaTGCGCGGCACACGAGCGTTCTTCGCATTCCTCCCGCAACCCAGCAAAATGAACGCCGCCATATGGTTATTACATCATACGATAACACACTGCTTCTATAGCGAAAAAGTGCGAAATTTGTGACGCGTAAACTCGAGTTGCAAAAACTGGCACGTTTCAAAAATTTCGATTAATCCATTCTCGTTAGTGGATCGCTAACCAGACCGAAACCGGCTCACGAGACGCAGCATCATATAGGaaagcggggaaaaaaagaagtgtccgacgattacgatactaggtaatgcgaaatttgagcgcatgcAGCTCgatagtgttttcatttcgcgatatgttggggcaaacaatttgagaccgaaatcgccgcaccgGCGGGCAGTAACCAGTGCCGTCGGCGCCTTCGCAGAATTGGAGGGGCACTATGGGAACGTTGGCATGatggagcggcatcggagccaattgtggtagcagacgacgacgacgaacgcgcgagcagtgtgTGCACGAGCGTGTTTGCGGTTACGCCAACGCTCTATACCCAGGAACGAGCGCCTCGGAGCTGCGCTCtagaattgtcatccacccgaatgagACACGGAGCTACAAAGGCAACCCCTGCGCCTCTctttcagaaagaaagcttcgcagttgaggaaaaattcgtcccggtccgGGGTTCGAACCCGGCAGCAACACCTTTCCgaggcggtcgctctaccatgtGCGCCACATTCCATGTGGATAGGAATTTTCCCTTTCACGATATACTCCTTCCACCTTGaaggattccgcagaactgatttgccagtATCTGTAGATAGCGCGAACAATCGGCAAACACACGGTACACTCTTACGTGCTACACAAATGGAATCGAATACGTGACCGAGAGCTCTTCGTGTCATGTGCGGACACCATGGCCTCCAACGCGCATCCGCGACCAAAGGTCAGCATGGGTCAACCGTGAATCCGCCTGCGCGTCAGTGGCAAGTGGAAGGTGGCTCGCTAATATTTCCAGAAGGAAGTTCGACACAAATGAGGCAGAAGAGGCAGCAAAACGATGATTTATCTTTCGGCAACGGACGATACAAAATCACGAACGCCGGCACACGTATAGCCAGTCTGTTAAATAAGAAAAGTCAGTTGCCCCATTTCAAGCCAAACTCGAGGGGAGAGGGGGTAGAGATGCAGCACTTTGCACATTTCTCGCTGCGCGCGATACTAGAGCGAGCTGATAAATAACCCGGATTTAATTTGCTATCAGAATTCGATTTTATCGACGCGAAAGACGACTATCCACAGCCGTCGAAACTATGAGCGGGGAAATGATACAAAGAATGGAACAGCACTCGGAACTACTATGTACGGCACACGGGTTGCACCATTGATATTAATATTAATTTAAAAAGATTCCGCGCATGAAAACGGGTCAACATCCATGGGCACTTTAAATACAGAGACAATTATACGAGCCGTAAACGTTCTCAAGAGGCGCGCCAATGTTGGTGCAGCACCTGGAAACAACGCCAAAGGAACGAGTCGGAGTAACGCGTAGCGCCCACATCACCCACATCACCAGAGCAGAAGGCCACCGAGGAACACATATGCTACGCCCTTCACAATATGATTCTGCGCAGATCAAATTTGGTGCCGGCACCGTTCGCGGCTTCACCAAAGTCCGGCACTGAATAAACGTCATCACCGATGATACGAAATGGGGGCAGTGGAGGTGGGGGCAGAGGGGGCAGAGGAGGTGGGGGCAGAGGGGGTGGACTAGTACTGAGCGTCTCACCAGGGCCATACCCAGTGCTTGCATGTTCTGGAAGAAGGCACACGCCAGCACAGCCACCCTCCGCCTGGTCACCGTCGCTGTCCTCGGTGAGGTCAATAAACTCCACGGTAAGGTCTATAACCGTATGCTGCTCGTTGGCGGAAGTTCTGGCGCTATCGCCGCGGTCAGAAAGCTCCTCCTGCGCCGCCCACGGAGTCCAGGACCCGTCATGGTGGAAAACAACGGTGTCGCAGTTGCCGGGCGCCTGCGCAACGATGCTGACGAACAGCTCGTCGACGACCAACGACGAGAGGTCGGCCCACTTGCCACACACGGGACACGTCCACGTGGGCCGTGTCTCGTTTGCCTCCAGGTAGCTGGTCGCGTCGAAGCACTGCAGGTGCGTGCATTCTTTTGCGCGACACGGAATTTCCATTCGCTTCTGACTCAGCGGGCACGTGAGTGAAACGTCCACGCTCGTTACCATGACGTCGTCGCAGTTTGACTCGCGCTGCACCATGTTCTCGACCAACGCTCTCGTCAGAGTTGCTTCCTGCACGCTTCTCTGGCGCAGCTCGTCAATAATCGTCGCTACCGGCTTCTTCCGGACGAGGAACACACCGGCGACGTACTGAGGGCCGTGTTCGGACCACCAGGACACCGAAACCTTGTTTTTTACCGAAGGATCCAGAGAGCAGGCAGGAAGGATGTTGATCGGCAGGCATATTCGTCCGGTCAGCCAGCCGGAGGAAAAGACGGGAATCGACGCTGGCACTGGAAACGGCTGGTCGTTGACCGTCACACTCAAATCGTAAGGGTAGTTGTCGTCCTGTTCGTGCTTATGGAACAGACGGAACCGAAGGTGCACTTGTACCCCGAATTCTGCCCTTGATGCCGGTTTACACGTCAAGGACCTCAAAATAGCAGTCACATGCTGCGGCAGGAACCGGAAGTGCAGATACCTCTGCGTTTTGGCGCGCCAACCGTTCTTGAGGCACCTTGGCGGGAACAGTGCGCCCAGGACTTCGTAGAACGGCTGCCTCTTGAAGTACAAATACGGATCCAGCGGCCGCTTGCGGCGCGTCTTCTTGGCCGAGCCCCTGGGATTCATCGCGAGTGGTCGCCGTTGATCCTTGGGGTCGTTGACACCTGGGCGGCTACAAAGCCGCAATGTCGCCGTCTCTTGCGCCGGACCGCGGCCGCGCTCGCAGTTGGATTGGGCTAACGCGGCGCTCTGGTGGCCAGACAGTCGGTTTCTTGTCGTCGCGCGGCTCTAGCGCAGTTCGCCGGTTTCCCTGCCTCGCTGTGAGtgttttcatcgggcgaggaggaaacggcccgcggcgagcctttcctcctctctagctTGTGCGATCAGGCGTGGcgttgcttgaaagtattgctgtcgcgtgctgcagaACGATTTCGACACGTTTTAGacggtactttgtgaaatttacgcattGTCCGATCGAACAAGGTCGTCAGGGAATTCTTtcagtgcatcggtaactaccAGCAAGCGGAAATATATATCTCTTTGGGGGCGCTaacatgtgacgcgcattatcagccgcggtgtctGTATGTGTTGcgaactattttgcgtatatcagttttaattcaacgaagagaaccggtgtcTCAGCATCACCGTGCATGAAATCGTAAATCTGCTcattatctgatcgcttggcgcagGGAATAAAACATAAGAACACAtactcgtgcacggccaacctaaggcaaccccgaaacatctgagcggcaggcaccatcaaatatttgtgatataccggcatcgttctcacgcatctcaagtctagtaggcttgaaatcactatatctctacgctagcctcctgcgCGAGGCCGATGgcactgctcaacacagcgatcattgcggttggtgaaccagcatgatatatatatatatatatatatatatatatatatatatatatatatatatatatatatatatatatatatatatatatatatagctatgtGCTTCGGTATTGCCTTTTTGCTCTGTAACGccatatgagagggatcgcataaaaagaatacgATGGCTATTTtttaggacaaaatttccgtgatacgtgtgagtgcgtcgtagggAACGTAACGAACACAACCGAATAAAAAAATCGATTAGCATCCTttctcaaaaaagaagaaaacgggcTAAAGCCgtaatacgacctcgcatagtcacgccgcacaatgtTTATAGATCTTTAAGAGTTTATGCCGTCTGCTTGGACCATGCGTTATATAGAAGATATCTGTAGAAGATAtgtatctgtaatccagcacctaccactgcttaggccGCTCACgtagttcgtaaacggtcgctttgctggacaagcttaattcacactgtaaggtgtgctgttattactaaccaaaactatcttattgatgggtggaaacctcatccaccgaaccaagcAGTCACACAATATAATCTGCAACTATccgtttgaacgcttgtcaaagtataactgCACAGCTCCTATCCTAGCacaacggtacccacgctgttaccatcgtcgcgtatgtttcattgctcctaaaccacaGATTAGAACTacaggataatactgcaataagatCACATTGGTGAATGGAACATTCGGAAATACACAAtcgatctccgaggctgattgtaggctcaaatatgagcgcacacatcgcgctgcgtgctccgttcgCCTCAGCGCctgcagaaagtccggccataccgacttCAACAACTtgagtacgtctcacagaaccgtttaccacgtagaataCGCCACGTTATACTAAATAGATCACACGAGCGCGataacaaacgccagaaactaccgccgagcgtatatgCCTcccatgcaaaacggagcgctcggccaagccagcatgccgactgcccgtAGATGGCGTCACTGCGTAGCAATCCCTGTCTATTTCTATCTTCAAACTTTTCGGCCAGGCCACAGTGAGTGTGACCACCCATTGCAAAGGGGAGGGCCCCTACGATCATCAGCAtcatggtggcgcccatgaaaaaatgGTCTATAGCTGACCAGTGTGGCGCGCACGCGTAGTCTTTTTTTCGCTGAATAGCGTGCCTGTGAAGTCAGCATCCGTGAGCTTGCATGTGGTGTCAGTTTATGGCACCTCTTGCGATGCTGAAACGCAGCTGCAGACCAATGGGCAGCGACATCAATTACGGGCATACGATCGAAGCGCGGTTAAAATCTCGCGCTGCAGATCACCAGTCGATGAAAATTACGCATCCGTTATACGTACGTCATTGATGGAAACATTtgaaaaagctacagaaattccAATAATCGTGTATTAATGCGTAGGCGTTGTTTGGGTCGGCTGTGACTTCGTTTTACTGCAGCGacgctgtttatggctaggcttccgtgcatttttgttgtGCGTGTGCAAAAATCGTGGACTTATCCCGGAGATATATTGTAATACCTGgctgaccagcggcggaggtgaagcaggcctcaAGTACTCCCCCACCTAGCaattaaaaataattttaatATATTGGGTCCAAATAGAAGCCGGATCTAGTAGAGAATCGGCAGATTTTCTGGCCGCATCCGGCCCCCTTAATGCAatcgtacagtcgcgatcaatttgaaggtgatcgctcgagcggcgactgaAACTAGGAGCAGCACCACATTACGTCATCGCCGTCAGTCTAGAGGGAAGCATCAcatagctcccctctctctcttttgctgttccctgagcagctgtcactcccgtcgcccttcacgagacaacctgcgaattcatttcgattaccttatcagcttttgcacagaggcgtcattgttagccaagatatgcatgagacatcgacgcacacacatcattgccatgaaagggaaacaaaaaattttgcgagttagtcttgggggtgacggttgcagcttggaagagcataaaaggggaagaaggcagcgaattttttttcttctcagttccgaaatcggccgctatgctgcttggaaggctcgccggtcgatgctcgcgcgatcacctacaaattgatcgcgactgtacaccAATTCAGCCGCAACGCCAGGCACgaacgcgcctcgacggagcagagcggtcgaaagatgatgatagtgatctaaagaaaggaaggacgcttgattgaCACCAGATGCCGCAGCAGCCCGTGCGGTGAGTGGATAGCTGCGATGCCATGCCACCCCCGCTgtcgcaagcctgtgttatgcgcgCCTTCCTTGTCCACGCAAAGCTCTCACCTGTGCTTTGACTGCGCGGCAGAgaggcccaatgaaaacgcgcctagctctcaacgcgctcgcttgcccgcgaagtCTTCGGAACTCAAAagacgctcagcagcgttcaatggGACACCTCAAAATCTCGTGTGCCCAAacccaaacttcaagttggcccactcccaattTTTGTCcatgtccaaatttcaagttgaccccaAGTCAAATTTTGGGTTGGCCCACCCGCAAATTACAAGTTCACCCCCTCCCacatttcagttggcccacccctactataagcttcccaaTGCATTTTCTATGAAGTCCTGTGTATCTCTGAGTATTCTTtccgattttttctttaaattgttccttaccacttaaaagctaccaatcatatacatttacactatcataacgaTTATATGTCTTAATTTTGCAgattacgcttttttttttttgtgcagatacaaggcattacactttttgcGTGACAGGGCTGCATgggagctcgccaaagaatgTTTAAGCATTAGTAGGATAAAATACGTGAGCGAGAGCTCTTCGCGTAATGTTCGGACACTGTAGACGTCAGCGCGCAATCGTGACCAAAGATCAAGCGCGATTATACGTTAACACGCCAGTGCCGCCTGCCAATCAGCTTTGAAATAAAACGCGACTGGCAGTCGGAATCTGGCTCGTTAGTATTTCCAGAATGCAGTTCGACACCAATGACGCAGAAGAGGCAGCAAAATGATGATTTATCTTTCGGCAACGGACGATACAAAAGCATGTACGCCGGCACACGCAGCCAATCTGTTAAATAAACGGTCAGTTGCCCCATTTCAAACCAAACTCGAGGGGAGAGGGTGGTGGAGATGTAGCACTTAGCACACACTTCTCGATGTGCTCGATACTAGAACGAACTGATAAATAATCCTGATTCATTTTGCCATCAGAATTCGATTTTATCGACGCGAAAGACGACTGTCCACAGCCGACGAAACTATGGGGAAAAAATGATACAAAGAATGGAACCGCGCTTGGTACTACTAGATACGGCACACTATATACGGGCACTTTAAATACGGAGACAATTATACGAGCCAATGCATCTCAAGGGGCGCGCCAATGTTGGTGCAGCACCTGGAAACATCGCCAAAGGAACGAGTCAGAGTAACGCGTAGCGCCCACATCACCAGAGCAGAAGGCCACCGAAATGCTACGCCCTTCACAATATGATTCTGCGCAGATCAAATTTGATGCCGGCAGCGTTTGTGGCTTCCCCAAAGTCCGGCGCTGAATAAACGTCATCAGAGATGATGCGAGGTGGGGGCGGAGGGGGTGGGGGCAGAGGAGGTGGAGTAGTACTGATCGTCTCAGCAGGGCCATGCCCAACGCTTGCATGTTCTGGGCGAAGGGACAAGCCAGCACAGCCACCGTCCGCCTCCTCACTGTTGCTGTGCTCGGTAAGGTCGATAACATCCACAGTAAGGTCAACAAACTTCCCCTTACGCCGCTTGCTGGCCCGCCCAACCTGGTCGCTAGACAGGGACGCCGAGTGTCGTTTTGAACGCCCAGCAGTCGACGAGGACGGCGTTGCAGAGGCGCTATTGTCGCGGTCAGAAAGCTCCTTCTGCGACGCCGACGGAGCCCAGGACCCGTCCTCGCGGAAGACGACGCTGTCGCAGTTGCCGGGCGCCTCCGCAACGATGCGAACGAACAGCTGGTCGACGACCAGCGACGAGAAGGGGGCCCGCTTGCCACACACGGGACATGTCCACGTGGGCCGTGTCTCGTTGACCTGCAGGTAGCTGGGCGCGTCGAAGCACTGCAGGTGCTTGCATTCCTCTGCGCGACATGGAACGCTCATTCGCTTCTTGCTCAGGGGGCACGTGAGTGAAATGTGAAGACTGGTTACCGCGACATCGTCGCAGCTTGCCTGGCGCTGCACCTTCTTCTTGACCAACGCTTTCGTCAGGGTTACACTCTGCATCCTTCTCTGCCGCAGCTCGCGCAGAATCGTCGCTACCGACTTCTTCCGGACGAGGAACAAACCGGCGACGTACTCACGGTCTAGTTCGGGCCGCCAGGACACCGAAACCTTGTTTTTCACCGAAGCATCGAGAAAACAGGAAGGCAGGATGTTGATCGGCAGGCGTATTCGTCCGCTCACCCCGCCGGAGGAATGGACGGGAATCGACTCTGGAAGGGCAAGCGGCTGATTGTTGACCTCCAGTCTCAGATCGTAAGGGTAGCTGTCGTCCTGCTGTTCGTGCCTATCAAACAAACAGAACCGAAGGTGCACTTCTGCCCCGAATTCTGTCCACATTGATGCCGTGTTCCGCGTCAGCGACTTTAAAATGTCATTCACGTGATGCGGCAGGAACTGGAACGGCAGACTCGTGTTGTGCGTGCTGCCGCGACCGTCGGTCTTGAGGCGCGTTGGCTGAAGGAGTACGGCCAGGACTTCGTAGAACGGCAGCCTCTTGAAATGCTCGCGCGGGTACACCGTGTGCATCCTCTTGCTGCGCCTCTTCTCCGAGCGTCTGGGACTCATCGTGAGCGGTGGCAGTTGGAGGTGTTCGGAGTCGGTGACACGCGGGCGGCTACACGGCCGCAACGTCGTCGTCTTTTGACCGGATTGCGGCCGCGCTCGTAGTTGGATTGAGCGAACGCGGCGCCCTGGTGGCCAGACAATAATTGGTTTGTTCTCGTCGCGTGGCTCTAGCGCAGTTCGCCGGTTTCCCTGCTTCGCTGTGAATGACGCGCTTTCTGTAGCCGATCGGAGTGGTGCGCACGCGTGGTCTTTCGTTCGCTGAACATCGCGCCCGTGACGTTGTCGCGAAAAGAGTGTACCGCgggccccttttctttctttccgcgaaTGTTGTGGGTCCCTCGATGCGGGGGAAGTCTTTGTACAGAAATAACAGCGACGGAGCGTCTGGCATGTGGTCCCGCCCGGCCGACGCCGCACCTGAGACGTGTCGCGCCCTCTTCCCACGCTCAGCTGTATCGGGCGTCAAAAATTGATCAGTTACGGGCGAATTGAAATGTGTGAGGAGTGTTTATGCGACCATTTTTGGCCTCTTAAACACTGGCCCTTATTGGATGCTGTCGGCCTGCCTGATTGGTCTAAATAACCCATTGGTGGAGGAGCCTGCACCTTCCGCCGGTCCGTGGGTCCTTTGAATGCTGCAACAAAGTCATTTAAGGAATGGTTTGAGTAGTTTTAAGAGAGCAAGAAGACAGCAGCACACGGCGCACTTCACCAAGGGAGACCAGGCCGCTCAGGCAGGCCGTCGACGACTGGCACGACATCGTTTTGTATGTAAATATTTGTACAGTGTAAATTTAAAGTAAACGCCAAGTTAATAAACCCATTTGATGGAATGCTActtctcgtcgtcgtacctgcggatctGCACTTGACCCTGCCCGGAGCTCATCTCCCTTCATCTTCGTCTGcctggtgagctgatgcgtctGATCTCCAacagctgcgtcacttcgctacaacgTCGCGGATGAGTGTCAGTTCACGGCGCCGTTCTCAAGGTCAAATAACATTGGTCGCGAAGGCGAGGCTGAAATGCGGTTCCAAACCAATGGGCAGCGACATCATCGATTACGCAGTCATGCGATTGAAACGCGACTACAT encodes:
- the LOC142583039 gene encoding E3 SUMO-protein ligase PIAS3-like, with translation MNPRGSAKKTRRKRPLDPYLYFKRQPFYEVLGALFPPRCLKNGWRAKTQRYLHFRFLPQHVTAILRSLTCKPASRAEFGVQVHLRFRLFHKHEQDDNYPYDLSVTVNDQPFPVPASIPVFSSGWLTGRICLPINILPACSLDPSVKNKVSVSWWSEHGPQYVAGVFLVRKKPVATIIDELRQRSVQEATLTRALVENMVQRESNCDDVMVTSVDVSLTCPLSQKRMEIPCRAKECTHLQCFDATSYLEANETRPTWTCPVCGKWADLSSLVVDELFVSIVAQAPGNCDTVVFHHDGSWTPWAAQEELSDRGDSARTSANEQHTVIDLTVEFIDLTEDSDGDQAEGGCAGVCLLPEHASTGYGPGETLSTSPPPLPPPPLPPLPPPPLPPFRIIGDDVYSVPDFGEAANGAGTKFDLRRIIL
- the LOC142583040 gene encoding E3 SUMO-protein ligase PIAS1-like; translation: MSPRRSEKRRSKRMHTVYPREHFKRLPFYEVLAVLLQPTRLKTDGRGSTHNTSLPFQFLPHHVNDILKSLTRNTASMWTEFGAEVHLRFCLFDRHEQQDDSYPYDLRLEVNNQPLALPESIPVHSSGGVSGRIRLPINILPSCFLDASVKNKVSVSWRPELDREYVAGLFLVRKKSVATILRELRQRRMQSVTLTKALVKKKVQRQASCDDVAVTSLHISLTCPLSKKRMSVPCRAEECKHLQCFDAPSYLQVNETRPTWTCPVCGKRAPFSSLVVDQLFVRIVAEAPGNCDSVVFREDGSWAPSASQKELSDRDNSASATPSSSTAGRSKRHSASLSSDQVGRASKRRKGKFVDLTVDVIDLTEHSNSEEADGGCAGLSLRPEHASVGHGPAETISTTPPPLPPPPPPPPRIISDDVYSAPDFGEATNAAGIKFDLRRIIL